The Anolis sagrei isolate rAnoSag1 chromosome Y, rAnoSag1.mat, whole genome shotgun sequence genome contains a region encoding:
- the TNFRSF13B gene encoding tumor necrosis factor receptor superfamily member 13B yields the protein MGLQGRTPCPKGQFWDALLERCMPCGLACHTRKFQGCADFCSSMDCSKRPGFYYDKLLRGCIDCSGVCGQHPKECDPFCQGDRNSLGIHQVAKQDAPATSMPEPSALQGPQCQLFPICDPGMFVYIGLGLCLCTLLFVLLMWVYFRKRGEEATCQAGPEARHKKGEHPKESLMEEGSLTGGSSSSQTPDPIETCGFCFPEVSPAIQETKACYTKAYQPAAQAHAAVTGTLPTPEDGHFPIICCPSQEKMQVA from the exons ATGGGTCTCCAAGGGCGCACGCCATGTCCGAAGGGGCAGTTCTGGGACGCTCTCCTGGAGCGGTGCATGCCCTGCGGCCTCGCCTGCCACACGCGCAAGTTCCAAGGATGCGCCGACTTCTGCA GCTCCATGGATTGCAGCAAGCGTCCGGGCTTCTACTACGACAAGCTCCTTCGAGGCTGCATCGATTGCTCCGGCGTTTGCGGGCAGCACCCCAAAGAGTGCGACCCATTCTGCCAAGGGGATCGGAACTCGCTCGGCATTCACCAAGTTGCAAAGCAGG ATGCTCCTGCGACCTCCATGCCAGAGCCGTCCGCTCTGCAGGGTCCCCAGTGCCAGCTGTTTCCCATATGTGACCCGGGGATGTTCGTCTACATCGGCCTTGGGCTCTGCCTTTGCACGCTGCTCTTTGTGCTCTTGATGTGGGTTTACTTCCGAAAGCGAGGAGAGGAGGCGACTTGTCAAGCCGGCCCTGAGGCTCGCCACAAAAAGGGGGAACACCCAAAAG AGAGTCTAATGGAAGAAGGAAGCTTGACCGGTGGATCCAGCAGCAGCCAGACCCCGGACCCCATTGAGACCTGCGGCTTCTGCTTTCCCGAAGTGAGCCCGGCCATTCAAGAGACCAAAGCGTGCTACACGAAGGCGTACCAGCCTGCGGCGCAAGCGCATGCTGCGGTGACGGGAACCCTTCCGACCCCTGAAGATGGCCACTTCCCAATCATATGTTGTCCCTCTCAAGAAAAGATGCAAGTGGCCTGA